The Malus sylvestris chromosome 14, drMalSylv7.2, whole genome shotgun sequence genome segment AGGATGATGACAACAATTCAACGGCGATTGACATAAATCCTAGATCGGACGGCGATCGATGCTTGACGAGGAAGGTGGTGAAGACGCAGTGCAAGACTGAGGAGGTGGAGCCTGGAAAGTTCGTCAGGAAGTGCGAGAAGACCGAGCAGCTTCTCAGGGACTGCGCCGGCCGGTAAATCCcaatctctctcattctctctatcGATTTCTCCATTTCCCTAAGACCCAATGGCAAATTGGGAATATTTTATCTAGGGTTTCCGTGAATTGTTGGAAATTGCCTGTTGGTGTCACTTTGATTTTGTCATATCCAtcttaattttgggattttttttttaaaaaaattttatttgttgGGGTGTTATTATTGGGCTTATGGCTTAGGATAGAAATTGTCGAGAATCATAACGTTATGATATTTGATCGATTGTTGTAGGAAATGTTGGTTTTTCTGTAATTTTCTTTAGAACACGATTCGACATTGAATCCAATTTGTACAGTgtttaaattaagaaaaatatatatggaaATACGAGACAAGAGAGATGAGAATATGCCGCGTCTTTAATCTTTATGCATTCGTTTATAAATTGTTCGAGTGCACGTTGTTTACAGTTCAGTGAAGTATATATAGCGTGTGGTTAATAAGAGCGTGTTAATAAGAGCGATGAATAAGACGTCTGATTAGATTGTATTGATTCTGCATACAGAAAGAGTTGCGGCTTTGATTTGTATTACATCAGATGAATTGTGAATATAGTTAAAGGTAGTTTTGTGGTTATGCAAAATAGGTTCTTGTTAGAGCATCAGTATCAGTTTCAGCACTTCTTTATGCTATTTGTTCCTTGATAAATTGTTTGAGATTAATTTGAACGATGCCCCGAAAACATCAACAAGTATGCTTGTAGAATTGGTTTAGCAGCTGGTAAAACGTTTTATGCTTGTGCGAAAAAAGTTACATTGACATTAGAGCTGAACACTATAATTGTTTGGTATGGGGCTGAATGTGGTAAAACATTTGTAAGCACCATATCTCCGAATGTCTTTCGCAGTCTTTGGGACGTAATTGGAGCTATCTAGTGCTGCAgtgcataaaaaagaaccttttCGTTTTCTTCCCTTGTTTGAGTATGGGCGGTTTCTATGTTGCGATAACATTGACCAATGTAGAGCCAATTGCTGAGCACTCTTGCTTTTTGTTAGGCCTGTAGAAGTGGTGCAATCCAACAAAGAGTACACTGAACATGACGTCACTGACGAGGTGCTCAAAGGGTCTGCCACCTTTGGGTCATCACAGCACGGAGCATTGGACTTCCCAGGGCTACGCGGTGACATTGAAGACATTGAACGCAACTTTATGGGTGGCCTCAGCCGATTCTTTGAGGCTGC includes the following:
- the LOC126600839 gene encoding fra a 1-associated protein-like, whose protein sequence is MAQFKPNKPPWSPSKASQIFLEFARTVTEGKRKMGWVWRDDEDDDNNSTAIDINPRSDGDRCLTRKVVKTQCKTEEVEPGKFVRKCEKTEQLLRDCAGRPVEVVQSNKEYTEHDVTDEVLKGSATFGSSQHGALDFPGLRGDIEDIERNFMGGLSRFFEAAEELKSGFFSAFGNIFDEGPSSPLPPRRREVPIEGHHQQEAFPKASGSDDSGHVDLSGLAREV